The genomic stretch TCGTGCTGGACGTGGATCTGGTGCAGACCTCGTGTGGCATGGCCGTGCCGCTGATGGACTTCCGCGGCGATCGGGATGACCTAAATGTCTGGGCCGCCCAACAGACCCCGGAGCAGCTGGACGACTACCGGCAGCGCAAGAACACCCGGAGCATCGACGGCTTCGCCACCGGTCTTCCGGACACACACGCCACAGTGTCCTGACGGGTGTTCCCCACCGTGTACCGGGCTGAGCAGCGTGTGGCGCGTCATGCTGGAGATCGCTCGTCTGCCCGGACTGGGAGGTCGTCTGGATGCCACCGGAACAGCCCCACCCCCTCAATGCCCGACTGCCCGCCACCGAACTGGCCAACCTCTCGCTGAGCCGGGACATCGCGGTGCGGCGGGCGGTCGCCGCCCATCCGAACACCTCGCCGGACATCCTGGGCACGCTGGCCGGGGACTTCCCCGCCGAGGTGCTGGGCAACCCGGCCCTGCCGCTGCTGCGCCTGGCCCAGCCGGGCCTGCTGCTGCGCTGGCCGGTGCCGGCGCTGCTCGCCCTGCTGCGGTTGCAGGACGCGCCGCTGTGGTTGCTCAACCTCATGCAACGGCATCCAGGAATCGAGGTGCAGGTGGCCCTGGCGAGCCATACCCGCCTCGGCACGGACGCGGTGGAGGCCCTGTCACGCCATCCGGCATGGCTGATCCGAGCCCGGATCGCCGCCCGGCCGCAGGTGCCCAGGCACGTGCTGCAGCGGCTCGCAGGCGATCCCGACGACAGTGTCCGCCTGGCCGTCGCGTGCCGGGCCGACCTGGACGCCGGCGAACGGGCCGCCCTGCGACACGATCCTTCGCGCTACGTGCAGCAGACGCTCCGGCACGTGACCGGCCCCACAGTGGACACCTGAGCCGTCAGTGCCTATACTTGGAATGTTGCCCGCCACAAGGCGGGCTTTTACCAGCGAACTCCCCGGAAGCGGGGAACCCGCGCGAGCGGGCGCTGGGAGCAGCCCGAACACCCGTGACGGCTGCGAAAGGAGAGTCACATGGCGAAGGACGGCCCCCGCATTATCGTGAAGATGGAAAGCAGCGCTGGAACTGGCTTCTACTACACGACCACCAAGAACCGCCGCAACACGCAGGCCAAGATGGAACTGCGCAAGTACGACCCCGTCGCCAAGAAGCACGTGGTCTTCAAGGAGAAGAAGGTCTGATGCCGTGTCCGGGCACCCCTGCCCGGCACCGCCCCGGCCCCTCTCCTCACGTACTGACGCAGGTGAATGCATGAACTTGATCCAGTATTTCCGCGACTCGCGCGCGGAACTCTCACGCGTCTCGTGGCCCACGCGCGCCCAGGTGCTCGAGGGAACCCAGGCCGTGTTGATCTTCGTCGTGGCACTCACGCTGGTCACCTGGCTGATGGACGTGGTCTTCGGCAACGTCATCCGGCTGATCCTGCAAGGAAGTATCGGATGAGTATCGAGTGGTATGCCGTGCACACCTACGTGGGTCAGGAAGACCGCGTCGAGTCGCAGCTGATGGACCGCGCCGGAAAACTCGGCATGCGTGGCACCAAGATCTTCCAGGTGCTCCAGCCCGCCGAGAAGGCCGTCGAACTCCAGGACGGGGGCAAGAAGGTCGAGGTCGAGCGCAAGCTCTTCCCCGGCTACGTCTTCGTCCAGATGGACGTCGAGGACGACGACGCGCCCGGCGAGCTGGGCGAGTCGTGGGAAGTCGTGCGCGGCACGGCCGGCGTGACCGGCTTCGTCGGCACGGCCACCCGCCCGGTGCCGCTGTCCTTCGACGAGGTGCAGCGCCTGCTGGCCTCGGTCGGCGTGGCGGCCCAGCCCAAGGTCGAGGAAGCCCCGCGCGTGAAGGTGGATCTCAAGGCGGGCGACATGGTGCGCGTGACCGGCGGCCCCTTCGCGGACTTCAGCGGCGTGATCAGCGAGGTCAACATCCCGCAGTCCAAGGTCAAGGTGCTCGTGAGCATCTTCGGCCGCGAGACCCCGGTCGAGCTGGACTTCGCGCAGGTCGCCAAGTAAGCGGCTGGCCCGACCCCTGCTTGGCAGGACGGGGCACCGTGCAGTAAAATCGAAAAGTTGCTGTCAATCCGCCCCGGCCACACGGCCAGAGCGCGGACGCAGGACTTAGCGTCAGCACCCCGGAGCCGCGCAGGCGTGCGCTGGGGGAGCTAAGGAGGAACCAAATGAAGAAAGTCATGGGGATTGTCAAGCTGCAACTCCCGGCAGGGAAGGCCACGCCGGCCCCCCCGGTCGGCCCGGCGCTCGGTCAGTACGGCGCGAACATCATGGAGTTCACCAAGGCGTTCAACGCCCAGACTGCCGACAAGGGTGACGCGATCATCCCGGTCGAGATCACGATCTTCGCCGACCGCAGCTTCACCTTCATCACCAAGACCCCCCCGATGAGCTACCTGATCCGCAAGGCCGCCGGCCTGCAGAAGGGCAGCCCGACCCCCAACAAGGCCAAGGTCGGCAAGCTGAACTGGGATCAGGTGCTGGAAATCGCAAAGACCAAGATGCCCGACCTGAACGCGGGCAGCGTCGAAGCCGCCGCCAACACGGTCGCCGGCACCGCCCGCTCCATGGGCGTGACCATCGAGGGGGCTCCCAATGCCTAAGCACGGAAAGCGCTACGCCGCGCTGGTCAGCAAGGTTGACCGCGACAAGCAGTACACCATCGATGAGGCCGCCGCACTGGTCAAGGACATTGCCACCGCGAAGTTCGACGAGACCGTCGAAGTGCACTTCCGTCTGGGCATCGACCCCCGCAAGAGCGACCAGAACGTGCGCGGCACCGTCGCGCTGCCCCACGGCACCGGCCGCACCGTGCGCGTCGCCG from Deinococcus sp. AB2017081 encodes the following:
- the rpmG gene encoding 50S ribosomal protein L33, whose protein sequence is MAKDGPRIIVKMESSAGTGFYYTTTKNRRNTQAKMELRKYDPVAKKHVVFKEKKV
- the rplK gene encoding 50S ribosomal protein L11 — translated: MKKVMGIVKLQLPAGKATPAPPVGPALGQYGANIMEFTKAFNAQTADKGDAIIPVEITIFADRSFTFITKTPPMSYLIRKAAGLQKGSPTPNKAKVGKLNWDQVLEIAKTKMPDLNAGSVEAAANTVAGTARSMGVTIEGAPNA
- the secE gene encoding preprotein translocase subunit SecE, with protein sequence MNLIQYFRDSRAELSRVSWPTRAQVLEGTQAVLIFVVALTLVTWLMDVVFGNVIRLILQGSIG
- the nusG gene encoding transcription termination/antitermination protein NusG; the encoded protein is MSIEWYAVHTYVGQEDRVESQLMDRAGKLGMRGTKIFQVLQPAEKAVELQDGGKKVEVERKLFPGYVFVQMDVEDDDAPGELGESWEVVRGTAGVTGFVGTATRPVPLSFDEVQRLLASVGVAAQPKVEEAPRVKVDLKAGDMVRVTGGPFADFSGVISEVNIPQSKVKVLVSIFGRETPVELDFAQVAK